Genomic window (Aquimarina sp. BL5):
CGTCATCAGTTCAAGAGAATCTATTTTTGCCGGATTATGATAATATGCCTTATAGTGATCTATCAAAACGGACTTTCCTGTTTTAATGGTATCCGCAAACGGCAAGTACATTGCATCATCCGTATATGAATCCGCAGTTTTCGCAGGAATCCTAGCTATTACATTATTTTTACCCAAAGCCATATATGCTTCTAATTCTCTTGGTATTGTTATAACTTTGGGTGTAGCGATAGTTGCTTCGGGGACAAGGAATATAGTAGGATTATCTATAGGTCGTAAATATCCAAATGATTCCGCACGTAATTTTAGTCTTCCTTGTTCATTCTTTTTCCAAACATTAAGATACTTACCTTCTAACTTTTCAGAGTCTTCAAAAATCTTGGTAAATAATCCTATCTCAATAATTCTGTTAGAGAATTCTAAAACCTCTATTGTTTCTCTATGATATTCTTTAATATCCTTTCTAGCAAATAAGGTATCATAATATGTCTTAATATTATCTTTATTTACTATTAAAGGATTGTAATCTGTCATCAACAAAGACTCTTGATCATATAAATCACTTATTACTTCGAATGATCCTGTCTTTGTAGCATTAATTATTTTTTGATTGTATTCTATTAAAAGATTTTTAATCGGATTTGACTGTTCAGATTCATCTTGCTTCTTCTTTTTAGAATCTTCGCACGCTAATAATAACAATAATGTTAGCGTTATAACTACATATTTTCTCATTGTTTTAGTTTTTATCTCTATTTCAGTTTTTAACCATTATCACCAATTTAAATACCACTTTAACATTTAGCTTTGTTTAAGAAGTCATATTAAAAATCACTTTCCATATTTTTAATGAGCTATCTTTCATTCTTCTAAAAACAAATAGGTTTTTAGTTTCAAAAGTATTGAATACACAATCATTAGCAGGGTAAAAAGTTCCTGTTACCTTGCCATGCATAACTACAATTTTTTCAAAAGAGTGTATTTCTGTAATCTCATGCTTCATATCGGCAAAACCATATTGTTTTTCTTTGTTGATATGTTGGATTAAGGAAGCTTTGTTAGTAATTAAGGGATGATTTGGAGCCATATGTACTAAATCATCCACCCAAACATCCATTTTATTCTTGGTTGAAATAGTATGATCATCCAGAATTTCTAAAATATTTTGTATGGATTTTTGATCCTGATTCTTATAAAAGCTTTTGTCTTCCATCTGGATTTCACATTGTATGCACACCAATATAGACATCAAGAGTATTGTTATAAAAGTTCTATTCATTGTTGTATATTTTGATTATTAGAATCTCAGATGTTTATTTAAGAATGGTATGACCATTGTGGCAATGCGTCCATCATTTCCCCAATATTTATTCCAGGGATCTCCTACAAATTCAATTCCTTCATGATCAACACCTAAATCCATTAGCTTTTTACTAAATCTACGATTAGAAATAACATGTTCTTGTACTTGATCGAATCTGGCCCAATCGAATGCGATTGCTTTTAAACTTCTTAAATTATCAGCATATTCATCTAATCTTTCATCTAAATGAAACCCCTTTTGTTCCTTTCTAACATTTTTTGGATGAAGTTTCAGTACTTCGTTTTCGTCTTTTTCAAATAGAAAATCGCAATACAATGGAGGTCTATCTGGATTAGGAAGAAATGCTTGACATACGCTAGTAAAGATCTTGGTCCTTATATCATTCCCAACATCTTTATATGACTTTGCTAATAGCACTTTATCCCAATCAACACCTAAAGAAACTCTTGGTAAATATCCCGACCCCGTAGCTACTGGGTGCAAAGCGTAGACAATTCCAAAGATTTGCGGATAAGCCATAGCAACTTTTAAGGCTCCTCTTCCTCCCATAAAATGACCGATTACTGCCCTACTGTTTTTATCAGAAATAGTTCGATATTTCTGATCTATAAACGGGACTAATTCTTTTATAATAAAATCCAACCAATAACCACTCGTACTAGAGTTTTCAAAAAGACTTCCAATAGTCGGTGAAGTAAAATCCGCAACTACAAAAATGAACTCCTTAGATCGGTTTTCTGAAATATTTTTATCAATGACTTCAGGTGTTTTATGATCAGAAATCACATGATTAGGATTTACGAATAAACTATGTAGATAATAAACTACTGGATAGTTTTTTTTTGATGATGAATAACCTGGCGGAAGATAAATTTTAACATTCCTACTTGTATTGAGTCCTATTTTACTAGCAACTAGAATTTTAGATTTAATAGTATCATCTATAATATTTCCTTTCATTTTATATTGTGCAGAAATACTATGGATACAGAGTATCATGAAAACTGGTAGTATGGATATTTTACTCAAAAAAGTTATAAATATTTTGGAATACTTCATAAGCTAATATATTTGATCAGTAATTTTAATCATAGGTGGATATTTGTCTAAAGATTTTCAATGTGCCATTAGATGCTCTTTTCCATATTTTAATTCCCTTTCCTGTGCTAATACCCGAATGTTCTCCGTGCCTCCAATTAGCAATATGACTAGCATAATTGACTACATAGTCTCCTAAATCGTTGATATAATTGTTTCTAATATCTAATTTTTCGAAAATCGGAAGTTCTGCCACATGATTTTTAATAAATTCATCTAGCTTATTTTTATCTTTAAATACCGGCTTATAGCTAAATAAGGCAATGGGATTATCTGCATATAATTGCGACCATAACGTATGATCCTTATGAGCTATGAACTCTTCTGTAAAATGATTTATTGATGCAATTTCGAACCGAATGTTAGTATTAATAGGAAGGTGTCCTTGATATGCTAAAACAGTTCCAGGAATATCATTAAATTTTAAATGTTCTGTAAGATCTGTATAATGGTCATAATTCCATATTTCTGACATCAGAGAAAGTTTTTCATTTTCCTTTTTCCATATGTCTATGTATTTTCCTTTCAATTCTTCTACTTTAGTGCCATTCTTTAGTTTAACTTTCATGCTAAACGCTCCTATAACACTAAGTTGGGCTCCTAAATCCAATGTTTCGATATTTTTCCTCTCGTATTCTAAAATAGTAAATCGATCAAAAAATGCTTTGTGATAACGCAATGCATTTTCTTTTCCTAAAAGTGTTTTTTGAAAAGCAGGCATCAAATACATATCTGTGTCATAGTGATTGACTATAATCTCAGGATTAGCTGTCAGCATTCCTTTAGTACAATCTGTAATGAATTGATTTAGATATACTTTTATGTTTTCAGTTTCAATTGACTCTGTCTGAGCAATTACGGGCTGAACATTCAAAAAAAATAGAAATAGCAATAGTAAGAGAAAGTTGTTTCTGAAATGACTCATAGGTTTATTGTTTTTAGTGATTTCCAACTAAAATATTCTGAAAATAAAAACAGTAAAGACTAAAATTGATAAAACCTCATCTGCGATTGATGATCTGCAAATTTTTACTGTTTATTTGAACAATTATGGATACGATTAAATCTAGAACCGTTCATCAATAATTCGAATACATTCGTCAATAAAACAGTACTACTATATGTGTTTAAAAAC
Coding sequences:
- a CDS encoding esterase family protein, translating into MKYSKIFITFLSKISILPVFMILCIHSISAQYKMKGNIIDDTIKSKILVASKIGLNTSRNVKIYLPPGYSSSKKNYPVVYYLHSLFVNPNHVISDHKTPEVIDKNISENRSKEFIFVVADFTSPTIGSLFENSSTSGYWLDFIIKELVPFIDQKYRTISDKNSRAVIGHFMGGRGALKVAMAYPQIFGIVYALHPVATGSGYLPRVSLGVDWDKVLLAKSYKDVGNDIRTKIFTSVCQAFLPNPDRPPLYCDFLFEKDENEVLKLHPKNVRKEQKGFHLDERLDEYADNLRSLKAIAFDWARFDQVQEHVISNRRFSKKLMDLGVDHEGIEFVGDPWNKYWGNDGRIATMVIPFLNKHLRF